DNA from Sphingomonas sp. R1:
CCTGGCGGGCTGGGTCTGGAGCAGCCGGCCCGGGAGATAGCGCGCTTCAGTGAGCAGGAAGAGGCAGATCTGCGCGACGTGCGTGCCGGTGGTGATATGGACGAGATAGTCCTCCGCCTCGGGGTCGAACGGCTCGGCCCGCGCGAAGTCCAGCAGCTTGCCGTACACCTCCTCGAAATCCCACGCGTCGCGGAAATCGAGCACGCGCAGATCGACCGTCGTTTCGGGCGACACCGAGACCACATCTTCCGCGACATACTCCGCCAGCCGCCGATGCTGCGAGCCGTGGATCAGGATCAGTCGGTCGATCCGCAGATCCTCGTGCATGGCCAGCGCAACGGTGGGGCGCCATTTGCTCCAGCGGGAGGGGCCGAACTTGCTCGCATCGAGGGTGGAGCCAAGAAAGCCTATAACGGTGAGCGGTTTCATGCTTATCCTGTAGGATAAAAAGCGATCCCATGCGATCTAAATTGGCTAACATAACCTCGGCAGGAAATTTCCTGCCGGTGGCGCTGGAGACGCAAAAAAGTCCACTCTTTGAACGAGATGGGAAATATCCTCGGCCTTCGCATCACAACTTGGCACGCCTTCTGCAAAGTAGATGGCATCGGATCGGGCGCTTCCTGGATCCGATGGTGCGGAAGAACGGGGCGGCCGGAATGGGCTGGCCGCCCCAGGATCCGCAGGAAGGATCGAAAGCAATGGCAAACAAGGGTCTTTTCGCCTCGGCGATCGCGAAGCTGCTTCCGGCGGCCGATACGCGCAACCATGAAGGCGCCCCGGCCTATGCCTATGGCCCGCAGGCGAAGCTCGCCCAGTTGGCCGTGACCGGCACACTCAGCGAAACCTTCTACGCAACCGCCGAGGCGCAGCTTTCCGACGCGATCGCCGCCGCCCAGGCGTGCGATCCGGGCTTCGTCGCCAAGGCGGCGGTCTATGCCCGCCGTTCGGGTGCGATGAAGGACATGCCGGCGCTGCTCGCGGCCTATCTCACCGTGGCCGATCCGGACCTGGCGGTGCGCGTCTTCGGGCGCGTCATCGACACCGGCCGGATGCTCCGCAGCTATGTTCAGATCCTGCGCTCGGGCCAGGTCGGGCGGACGTCGCTCGGCTCGCGGCCCAAGCGGCTGGTGCAGGGCTGGCTGGAACGCGCCTCGATGCGCGACCTGATGGCCGCGGCGACGGGCCGCGATCCCAGCCTGGCGGACATCGTCAAGATGGTGCACCCCAAGCCGGTCGATGCCGAACGGCGCGCCTTTTACGGCTGGCTGATCGGCAAGCCCTATGATGTCGGTGCACTGCCGGCGGAGATCGCCGCGTTCGAGGCGTGGAAGGCGGATCCTTCGCAGCCGCTGCCGCCGGTGCCGCTCCAATGGCTGACCGCCTTCGCGCTGTCGGCCGAACAATGGGGCGAACTCGCCGGTTCGATGGGCTGGCAGGCGCTGCGGATGAACCTCAACACGCTGGCGCGCAAGGGCGCGTTCGACGTGGAAGGCGTGACGGCGCGGGTGGCCGAACGGCTGCGCGATCCGGCTGCGATCGCCCGGGCCAAGCCGATGCCGTACCAGCTCCAGATGGCGCTGGCGGCGGCGGACGAGACCGTGCCGCTCACTGTCCAGGCAGCGCTGGAAGATGCGCTCGAGCAATCGCTGGCCCGCGTGCCGGCGGTGGCGGGCCGGGTGGTCGTCTGCCCCGACGTGTCGGGGTCGATGGCCTCGCCGGCGACGGGGGTTCGCAAGGGTGCTTCGTCAAAGGTGCGCTGCATCGATGTCGCGGCCTTGGTCGCGGCGGCGATGTTGCGGACCAACCGTGATGCCCGGGTGCTGCCGTTCGAACAGGGCGTGGTAAAGCTCAAGCTCGATCCCAAGGCGCGCGTCGCGGTGAATGCCGCGAAGCTCGCCGCGGTGGGCGGGGGCGGCACCAATGTCTCGGCGCCGCTTTCCCTGCTCAACATGCTCCGCGAGAAGGTCGATCTGATCGTAATCGTCTCGGACAACGAGTCCTGGGTCGATGCGACGCGGAGCGGTGCCACGGCGACGCTGCGTGAATGGGATCGGCTGAAGCAGCGCTGCCCGGGGGCGAAGCTCGTCTGCGTCGACATCGCGCCGTACGGCACGACCCAGGCGCAGAGCCGGGCGGACATCCTCAATATCGGGGGCTTCTCCGATGCGGTGTTCGACGGGATCGCGCGCTTCGCCGCCGGCGAGACGCGCGACTGGGTGGGCATCGTCGAGGCAGTGGAGGTATAACGAACAGGGTCGTGGCGAATGCTGGCGGGACTACATGTCTCTCCAGGAGGCCCGACGAGTAAAGCGCCCGCGCAAACGGGAGATGCGGGTTCGAACCCCGCCGCCGACACGTAGCTTAAGGGCCGCGTCCCGCCGCTCTCGTCGCCACGACCCGGACCAAACAGCACGGCGAATGCCGGGAAGGACTACATTGTCACTGCGGGTGTCGCGGGTTCGAATCCCGCCTGTGCCGAAGGGCGCAGTAGCTCAGCGGTTAGAGCACCGGCCCTTCGGGGCAGTCTTTTCCAATCTTCGTCGCCGTGACCAGAAACAGGCTGGCAAATGCCGGCGGGACTACATCGGTACAGGAGGTTCGAATCCTCCCCGGAGCCTTCCGGAGGTCTCGCTACCCCTTGTTGCCAGCACCGAACACAACAGCCGGCGAATGCCGGCGGGACTACAGGTCAGAGCGCCCGCGGCGACGCGGGAGGTCGGCGGTCCGACTCCGCCTCCGGGCAACCGGATAGCTCAGGGAAATGTCTCGCCACGCCTCGTCGTCGGCACCAGAAGAACATCAAGGAGGTCAACATGACCACGACCTATGAGTACCAGCATGTCGAAGGCGGCGTGCCGATCAAGATGTGGACGCGCGGGGTGCCGGTGGAAGACGGCGCGCGCGCCCAGCTCACCCGCGCGGCGCAGATGCCGTTCGTGTTCAAACATGTCGCGGCAATGCCCGACGTGCATGTCGGCATCGGCGCGACCGTCGGCTCGGTGATCCCGACCAAGGGCGCGGTGATCCCGGCGGCGGTGGGCGTCGATATCGGCTGCGGCATGATGGCCGCGCGCACCTCGCTGATGGCCAGCGACCTGCCGGACAATCTGGAGGGTATCCGTTCGGCGATCGAGCAGGCGGTGCCGCACGGCCGCTCGGTCGGCCGGGGGCAGCGCGACCACGGTTCGTGGGGCGCGCCGCCGTCGGCGATCGTCGAGGCGTGGGCGACGCTTGCTGCTCGCTTCCAGCGGATCACCGACAAGTTCCCGCGGCTGAAGAACACCAACAATGTCAGCCATCTGGGCACGCTCGGCACGGGCAACCACTTCATCGAGCTGTGCCTGGACCAGGAACAGCGGGTGTGGGTGATGCTGCATTCGGGCTCGCGCGGCGTCGGCAATGCGATCGGCACCTTCTTCATCGAGCTGGCGAAGCAGGACATGCGCAAATGGCACATCAACCTGGCCGATCAGGACCTCGCCTATTTCCCGGAAGGGACCGACCATTTCGACGATTATGTCGAGGCGGTCGGCTGGGCGCAGGACTATGCCGCGCTCAACCGGCAGATGATGATGACCAACGTCATCGCCGCCCTGCGCGGGCAGATCGCCAAGCCGTTCGAGGCAGAGCTGGAGGCGGTGAACTGCCACCACAACTATGTGACGCGCGAGAACCATTTCGGCGAGAATGTGCTCGTCACCCGCAAGGGGGCGGTGCGCGCGGCCAAGGGTGTGCTGGGGATCATCCCGGGATCGATGGGCGCCAAGTCGTTTATCGTGCGCGGGCTGGGCAACCCGGAATCGTTCGACAGCTGCAGCCACGGCGCGGGGCGGGTGATGTCGCGCACTGCGGCCAAGAAGCTGGTGACGCTCGACGAGCATATCGCCGACACGGCGGGCGTCGCCTGCCGCAAGGACGAAGGCGTGATCGACGAGACGCCCAGGGCCTACAAGCCGATCGAAGCCGTGATGGCCGCCCAGGCTGATCTGGTGGAGATCGTCCACACCTTGAAGCAGGTGGTGTGCGTGAAGGGGTAACCCTTCGCGCACACCGCTAAGGACAAGAAGAATTCCCATGATCATCATCGACGGATCGGAAGGCGAGGGCGGCGGGCAGGTGGTGCGCAATGCGTGCGCGCTGTCGCTCGTCACCGGCCAGCCCTTCCGCATCACCAATGCGCGCGGTAAGCGCGAGAAGCCGGGGCTGATGCGCCAGCACGTCACCGCGATCGAGGCGGCGTGCACGATCGGCGGGGCGACTTGCGAGGGCGTGGCGGTGGGTGCGACCGACTTCAGCTTCGCGCCCGGTAAGGTCGTACCGGGCGAATACAAGTTCGCGGTCGGTACCGCGGGCAGCACCGGGCTGGTGCTCCAGACGCTGCTGATGCCGCTGCTGCTCGCGGACGCGCCGTCGCGGCTCGTGCTTGAGGGCGGCACGCACAACATGCTGGCACCGCCGTTCGAGTTCGTCGCCAAGGCGTTCGCACCGGTGCTCCGGCGGATGGGCGCGCAGATCGACCTGCGGCTGGTGCGCCACGGCTTCTATCCGCGTGGCGGCGGCAGGATCGAGGTGGATATCGTGCCGGGGACGCTGAGCCCGATCGACTGCATCGATCGCGGCGCGCTCCGCTCGGTCTCGGCCACGGCGCTGTTCGCGGGGTTGCCGTTCGCCATCGCCGAGCGCGAACTCACGACGGCGCGGCGGTTTTTGCCGGAATGGCCGGAGGAAGCATTTGCCGCGCGCCAGCTTCCCGAGGAGCAGGGGCCGGGCAACGTGTTGCTGCTGGAGGCGGCGTTCGACCATGCGACCGAGATCGTCAGCGGGTTCGGCCGGCTCGGCGTTTCGGCGGAATCGCTCGCCAAGACGGCGGCGCATCGTATGGCCGGGTTCCTGGCGTCGGAGGCGTTTGCGGGGCCCTATTTGGCGGACCAGCTGTTGCTGCCGTTTGCGCTCGCGGGCGGCGGCAGCTTCACCACGGTGAAGCCCAGCCAGCACGCGCTGACCGCGTGCGACATCATCGAGCGCTTCACCGGCCAGCGCTGGACGTTCGACCAGCAGGCGGATGGCTGCCACCTTGCAGCCTTGCGCTGAGCGGTCGGCGACTTTCTTGTTTCGCTCTCAACCCTTCGCCTATAGCGTTACCAAGGGGGGAGGCAGTGCATGGGTCTGTTCGGGTTTCTGTCGAAGCAGTTCGTCGACGTGATCGACTGGGTCGACGAGCCCGGGACGCTTGCCGCGCGCCATCCGATGCAGGGGCGCGAGATCCAGACGGGCGCGCAGCTGACCGTGCGCGACGGGCAGATCGCGCTCTTCTATCGCGAGGGGCAGCTCGCCGACGCCTTCCATCCCGGCCTGCACAGGCTAGAGACCGGCAATTTGCCGGTGCTCAGCGCGTTGCTCAACTGGGACAAAGGGTTCGCGTCGCCCTTCAAGGCGGACGTGGTGTTCTTCAGCCAGAAGGAGCAGGCGGGGCTCAAATGGGGCACGGCGCAGCCGGTCACGGTGCGCGATCCCGAATTTGGCGCGGTGCGAGTGCGCGCCTTCGGCAGCTACAGCTTTCGCATCGAGCAGGTGCCCGCTTTCGCCGTCAAGCTGATGGGATCGCTCCAGCGGGTAACTGTCGCCGATGTCGAGCCGCAGCTGCGCGCCGCGATCGCCACCGCGATTGCATCCGCGATCGGCTTGGGGGAGATTGCGTTCGTCGATCTTGCGGGCAACCAGGCGGCCTTGTCCGAGCGGCTCAAGGCGGCGGTGGATCCTGCCTTCACCCAATGGGGCCTGGCCTGCACCAGCTTCTACATCGAGAGCCTGTCGCTGCCCGAAGCGGTGCAGGCGGCGGTAGACCAGGCCAGCGCGCCGGGCGACGCGAGCGCGCAGATCGAGAAGCTCCACCGGCTCCGGACGATCGGCGCGATCACACAGGAAGAGTTCGACGCCAAGAAGGCCGAACTGCTCGGCCGCATCCGCTGACTTTCCGATGAGCCTGCATCTGCCTTGCCCGAATTGCGGTGCGGACGTCGTGTTCCGCTCGGCGGCGCTGCCTGCCCGTGTGTGCGATACCTGCCACACCATGCTGGTGCGCAGCGATGCCGGCCTAGCGCAGTTCGGCATTGCTGCCGCGCTGCCGTTCGACGTGAGCCCGGTGCAGATCGGCATGCGCGGAATCGACGCGGGCCAGGCGTTCGAGGTGATCGGCCGGGTGCGCTGGAGCTGGACCGACGGCGCCTGGAACGAATGGCTGCTGCTGTTCGCCGACAACAGCACCGCTTGGCTGGGCGAGGCGATGGGCCAGTTCATGCTGCTGCGTGAAAGTCCCTTCGGCGAGGTCCGCTCGAAGACGCTGCGCGCCATCGCCAGTGGCGAGTGCGCACAGATCGGCCAGAAGGTGGAGTTGTTCGGCCGCAAGCTCGTCATCGCCGATGCGCGCCAGGCGCTGTGCATCACTGCCGAGGGCGAACTGCCCTTCGTCGCGCCGAGCGGTTGGCAGGTCTACAATGTCGATCTGCGCGGGCCGGACGGAGCGTGCGCCAGCCTGCAGCGCGACGGCAAGACGACAAGCTTCTACCAGGGCCGCTATGTGGCGCTCGCCGACCTCGCGCCGCGCGGCCTGCGTGCGATCGAAGGATGGGCGCTCCCCTATTATGCAGCCTGAAGCGCCCCTTTCCCCGCCGCCCGTACCTTCGGTGCGCGCACTGTCCTGCCCGAATTGCGGCGGCACAGTCGAGCTGCGCGCGGCTGGCTATACCGTGCATGTCGGTTGCCAATATTGCGGCTCGATCCTCGACACCACCGACGGGCTGGTGAAGCTGGTCACCCAGGCGCATGCCGCGCAGGTAACGCCCGACATCCCGCTCGGCACGCGCGGAACGCTGTTTGGGGTCGAGTGGGAGGCGATCGGCTATCTCGGGCGCTCGCAGGGCTATTACCGCTGGGACGAGTATCTGCTGTTCAATCCCTATCATGGCTATCGCTGGCTGGTGAACGCGCGCGGCGGCTGGAGCTTCGGAACGATGCTCACGCGCATGCCGACGATGCAGACCTTCAGCACCTTTGCGCTCGACGGAGCCAGCTATACGCGCTTCTCCCGTGGCGAGGCGCAGGTCGATCGGGTGATCGGCGAATTCTACTGGCGCGTCGCGATGGGCGAAACGGTGAAGACCGGCGACTGGGTGCGGCCGGGCTTCATGCTGTCGCGCGAGGCGAACGATCGCGAGATCAGCTGGACGATCAACCAGTGGCTGCCGGAAAGCGAGGTGATCGCTGCCTTCGGCGCCACGCGGTCCGGCAAGGTGTGGCCGCCGCTGCCGCACCAGCCCTCGCCTTGGGGTGCGTGGCTCGGCAAGGGTGAGCTGATCGGCGGACTCGCGATCGCCTTCCTGCTGGCCTTGTCGATGGTGCTCGGCGGGACGACCTGGATTGCCTCGCAAGCGCTGCCGGTCGCCGTCGACGGGCGCGAGCAGACCGCGACGATCGGGCCGCTGCATCTCAGCGGCCGCTACCAGCGGGTGCAGGTGCGCAGCACCGTACCGCGACTGGAAAATGGCTGGGTCGATCTCGATTACAGCCTGGTCGATCGGCGGACGCAGCAGCTATTCGCGGCCTCGGGTGCCGCCGAGCGCTACGAAGGCACCGATTCGGACGGCCCCTGGACCGAGGGATCGCGCGATTCCAACGTCTCGATCGCGGCCGTGCCGGCAGGCGACTATGATCTCGTCGTCGATTACAAGGGCAATCGTTGGAGCCAGAGCGGCACCTTCTATCCCGACGGCGGCTGGATGGAGCCCACCAATGCGCCCCAGATCGTCGTCGAGGTCGGTAGCGGCACGCTCTACGGCTCCAACCTGTTTCTTGCCGCGCTGATGATCCTGTTGCCCTGGCTGATCGGTCTGCTGCTCCACCTTCGTTTCGAAAAAGCGCGCAAGGGCGAGAGCGATTTCCAGCCGGCAGGCAGCGAAGGGAATGACGACTGATGGACCGCCGCAGCTTCCTCTACGCGCTCTGGTCGATCGGTATTCTCGGGCTGTTCCTCGCCGCGACGAGCTATGGCTGGTCGCCCTTCGCCGAGGGCGGCCGCACCGATAGCGCCGCCTATAGCAGCGGCGGCCATGGCGGGGACCATGCCGTGTTCTACGGCCCGCATCACAAATAGGAGGACGCACCATGGTCACTACCCTTCCCGCGCTGCTCGCGACGCTGCTCTATGCCGTTGTCGGCATCCTCGTTTTCGTGGTCGGCTTCGTCGTGCTCGACCTGCTGACCCCGGGAAAGCTGTGGGAAGAGATCCGCGACAAGCAGAATGTCGCCGTCGCGATCTTTTCCGGCGCGGTCGCGATCGGGCTCGCGATCATCGTTGCCGCCGCCATCCATGGCTGAAGGCGACCCCGCCGCCCCGAAGACCCGCGCGTCGGCACCCGCCGCCGCGCTGCTTGCCTCTGCCTTCGTCGTCTCCACCTGCGGGCTGATCTACGAGTTGCTGGCCAGCACGCTGGCCAGCTATCTGCTCGGCGACAGCGTCACCCAGTTCTCGACCGTGATCGGCACCTATCTGTTTGCAATGGGGCTGGGCAGCTGGTGCTCGCGCTATGTCACCCGCGACGAGCTGCGGCTGTTCATCCGGGTCGAGCTGCTGATCGCGGTGCTGGGCGGCGCTTCGGCGGCGGCGCTGTTCGTGCTGTTTCCGCTGGTCGAGCATTTCCGCGTTGCGCTGTACGGGCTGGTGCTCGGCATCGGCTTCCTCGTCGGGCTTGAGATCCCGCTGCTGATCCGCATCCTGCGCGGCTTCGATTTCCGCGAGACCGTGTCGAACGTGCTGACCTTCGACTATGTCGGCGCGCTGGTCGCCAGCCTGTTGTTTCCGCTGCTGCTGATGCCCCATCTCGGCATGATCCGCACCGGCTTTCTGTTCGGCATCCTCAACGCTGGCGTGGCGCTGGCGGTGCTGCTGGCGCTGCCCCGGGCGAGTCGGTTTCGCGGAGAGACCGTCTCGGCGGTACTCGTGCTGGTGGCGCTTGCTGCTGGGTTCGCCGCATCGGACCGGTTGCAGCGCTGGGCGGAAGTCGCCAGCTATGGCGAGCCGGTGATCTACGCGGTCAGCACCAAGTACCAGCGCATCGTCCTGACCCGACGCGAGGACGATCTGCGGCTCTACCTCAACGGCAACCTGCAATTCTCCTCGCGTGACGAGTATCGCTATCATGAGGCGCTGGTGCAGCCGGTGCTGGGACGGGTGGTGAAACCGCGCAACGTGCTGATCTTCGGCGGCGGGGACGGCCTCGCCGCGCGCGAGGTGCTGCGGCATCCCGAAGTGGAGCACCTGACGCTGGTCGATCTTGACGACGAGATGACGAGCCTGTTTTCCAAGACCGCGATGCTGACCGCGCTCAACAAGGGCGCGCTCACCGATCCTCGGATGACCGTGATCAACGCCGACGGCTTTCGCTGGGCGCGCGAGGCGGCCGCGACGCGCGCCGGATCGTTCGACGCGATCATCGTCGATTTCCCCGATCCGGTCGATTACTCGGTCGGCAAGCTCTATACCGAGACCTTCTACCGCGCCGTGCGCCGGCTGCTGGCGCCCACAGGTGCGATGGTGGTGCAGAGCACCTCGCCGCTGGTTGCGCCGATGGCCTATTGGACGGTGGCGACGACGCTGGAGGCGGCGGGCCTGCAGACGCGCGGCTATCATGTCTATGTGCCTAGCTTCGGCGAATGGGGTTTCGTACTTGCCGCCGCGCACCCGATCCCGACGTCGGCGCGGATTCCGGCGGGCGGGCGGTTTCTGACGCCCGCAGGCGACGCCGCGCTGTTCGACTTTCCGCCCGACAT
Protein-coding regions in this window:
- a CDS encoding vWA domain-containing protein; this encodes MANKGLFASAIAKLLPAADTRNHEGAPAYAYGPQAKLAQLAVTGTLSETFYATAEAQLSDAIAAAQACDPGFVAKAAVYARRSGAMKDMPALLAAYLTVADPDLAVRVFGRVIDTGRMLRSYVQILRSGQVGRTSLGSRPKRLVQGWLERASMRDLMAAATGRDPSLADIVKMVHPKPVDAERRAFYGWLIGKPYDVGALPAEIAAFEAWKADPSQPLPPVPLQWLTAFALSAEQWGELAGSMGWQALRMNLNTLARKGAFDVEGVTARVAERLRDPAAIARAKPMPYQLQMALAAADETVPLTVQAALEDALEQSLARVPAVAGRVVVCPDVSGSMASPATGVRKGASSKVRCIDVAALVAAAMLRTNRDARVLPFEQGVVKLKLDPKARVAVNAAKLAAVGGGGTNVSAPLSLLNMLREKVDLIVIVSDNESWVDATRSGATATLREWDRLKQRCPGAKLVCVDIAPYGTTQAQSRADILNIGGFSDAVFDGIARFAAGETRDWVGIVEAVEV
- a CDS encoding RtcB family protein → MTTTYEYQHVEGGVPIKMWTRGVPVEDGARAQLTRAAQMPFVFKHVAAMPDVHVGIGATVGSVIPTKGAVIPAAVGVDIGCGMMAARTSLMASDLPDNLEGIRSAIEQAVPHGRSVGRGQRDHGSWGAPPSAIVEAWATLAARFQRITDKFPRLKNTNNVSHLGTLGTGNHFIELCLDQEQRVWVMLHSGSRGVGNAIGTFFIELAKQDMRKWHINLADQDLAYFPEGTDHFDDYVEAVGWAQDYAALNRQMMMTNVIAALRGQIAKPFEAELEAVNCHHNYVTRENHFGENVLVTRKGAVRAAKGVLGIIPGSMGAKSFIVRGLGNPESFDSCSHGAGRVMSRTAAKKLVTLDEHIADTAGVACRKDEGVIDETPRAYKPIEAVMAAQADLVEIVHTLKQVVCVKG
- the rtcA gene encoding RNA 3'-terminal phosphate cyclase; the encoded protein is MIIIDGSEGEGGGQVVRNACALSLVTGQPFRITNARGKREKPGLMRQHVTAIEAACTIGGATCEGVAVGATDFSFAPGKVVPGEYKFAVGTAGSTGLVLQTLLMPLLLADAPSRLVLEGGTHNMLAPPFEFVAKAFAPVLRRMGAQIDLRLVRHGFYPRGGGRIEVDIVPGTLSPIDCIDRGALRSVSATALFAGLPFAIAERELTTARRFLPEWPEEAFAARQLPEEQGPGNVLLLEAAFDHATEIVSGFGRLGVSAESLAKTAAHRMAGFLASEAFAGPYLADQLLLPFALAGGGSFTTVKPSQHALTACDIIERFTGQRWTFDQQADGCHLAALR
- a CDS encoding SPFH domain-containing protein, which codes for MGLFGFLSKQFVDVIDWVDEPGTLAARHPMQGREIQTGAQLTVRDGQIALFYREGQLADAFHPGLHRLETGNLPVLSALLNWDKGFASPFKADVVFFSQKEQAGLKWGTAQPVTVRDPEFGAVRVRAFGSYSFRIEQVPAFAVKLMGSLQRVTVADVEPQLRAAIATAIASAIGLGEIAFVDLAGNQAALSERLKAAVDPAFTQWGLACTSFYIESLSLPEAVQAAVDQASAPGDASAQIEKLHRLRTIGAITQEEFDAKKAELLGRIR
- a CDS encoding DUF4178 domain-containing protein produces the protein MSLHLPCPNCGADVVFRSAALPARVCDTCHTMLVRSDAGLAQFGIAAALPFDVSPVQIGMRGIDAGQAFEVIGRVRWSWTDGAWNEWLLLFADNSTAWLGEAMGQFMLLRESPFGEVRSKTLRAIASGECAQIGQKVELFGRKLVIADARQALCITAEGELPFVAPSGWQVYNVDLRGPDGACASLQRDGKTTSFYQGRYVALADLAPRGLRAIEGWALPYYAA
- a CDS encoding DUF4178 domain-containing protein → MRALSCPNCGGTVELRAAGYTVHVGCQYCGSILDTTDGLVKLVTQAHAAQVTPDIPLGTRGTLFGVEWEAIGYLGRSQGYYRWDEYLLFNPYHGYRWLVNARGGWSFGTMLTRMPTMQTFSTFALDGASYTRFSRGEAQVDRVIGEFYWRVAMGETVKTGDWVRPGFMLSREANDREISWTINQWLPESEVIAAFGATRSGKVWPPLPHQPSPWGAWLGKGELIGGLAIAFLLALSMVLGGTTWIASQALPVAVDGREQTATIGPLHLSGRYQRVQVRSTVPRLENGWVDLDYSLVDRRTQQLFAASGAAERYEGTDSDGPWTEGSRDSNVSIAAVPAGDYDLVVDYKGNRWSQSGTFYPDGGWMEPTNAPQIVVEVGSGTLYGSNLFLAALMILLPWLIGLLLHLRFEKARKGESDFQPAGSEGNDD
- a CDS encoding DUF350 domain-containing protein produces the protein MVTTLPALLATLLYAVVGILVFVVGFVVLDLLTPGKLWEEIRDKQNVAVAIFSGAVAIGLAIIVAAAIHG
- a CDS encoding polyamine aminopropyltransferase, whose product is MAEGDPAAPKTRASAPAAALLASAFVVSTCGLIYELLASTLASYLLGDSVTQFSTVIGTYLFAMGLGSWCSRYVTRDELRLFIRVELLIAVLGGASAAALFVLFPLVEHFRVALYGLVLGIGFLVGLEIPLLIRILRGFDFRETVSNVLTFDYVGALVASLLFPLLLMPHLGMIRTGFLFGILNAGVALAVLLALPRASRFRGETVSAVLVLVALAAGFAASDRLQRWAEVASYGEPVIYAVSTKYQRIVLTRREDDLRLYLNGNLQFSSRDEYRYHEALVQPVLGRVVKPRNVLIFGGGDGLAAREVLRHPEVEHLTLVDLDDEMTSLFSKTAMLTALNKGALTDPRMTVINADGFRWAREAAATRAGSFDAIIVDFPDPVDYSVGKLYTETFYRAVRRLLAPTGAMVVQSTSPLVAPMAYWTVATTLEAAGLQTRGYHVYVPSFGEWGFVLAAAHPIPTSARIPAGGRFLTPAGDAALFDFPPDMARRPTPVNRLDNQVLVREFADAWSRYEG